In the genome of Jatrophihabitans sp., one region contains:
- a CDS encoding NADP-dependent oxidoreductase, with amino-acid sequence MPKVFRFREYGGPQTQEFAEVDKPEPGPGQLLLQVRAAGVNPYDHKVRSGLFKDGRELPSEFGGEVSGVIEQIGAGVEGFSVGDAVFGWPAPGYGAFSEYTIVAQDGVVAKPPQVSFVDAAALPVASATAYDGLAQLGLSAGQTLLITGIGGGVGVAAVQLARNAGIRVVGTGSQSKRALVESLGAELVDYGDGVSERLSELLPDGVDGVFDLVSGPALSAVAGLVKDPGKLISAVSPETVTELGGAFIRRDSGLRGLAEVARLAAEGVLNPQVTSVVAFSDAPKAIAAVESGHPLGKVVLQVS; translated from the coding sequence ATGCCCAAGGTTTTTCGCTTTCGAGAGTACGGCGGTCCGCAGACCCAGGAGTTCGCCGAGGTCGACAAGCCTGAGCCTGGACCCGGTCAGCTGCTGCTCCAGGTGCGGGCGGCCGGGGTGAACCCCTATGACCACAAAGTGCGCAGCGGCCTGTTCAAGGACGGTCGTGAGCTGCCCTCCGAGTTCGGCGGCGAGGTCTCGGGCGTTATCGAGCAAATCGGCGCGGGCGTCGAGGGTTTCTCTGTGGGCGATGCGGTGTTCGGCTGGCCGGCGCCCGGCTATGGCGCGTTCTCTGAGTACACGATCGTGGCCCAGGACGGGGTGGTGGCCAAGCCGCCGCAGGTCAGCTTTGTCGACGCCGCGGCGCTGCCGGTGGCCTCAGCCACCGCCTACGACGGCCTGGCGCAACTGGGCCTGTCCGCTGGGCAGACGCTGCTGATCACCGGCATCGGCGGCGGGGTCGGCGTCGCCGCGGTTCAACTGGCCCGCAACGCAGGCATCCGCGTCGTCGGAACCGGCAGCCAGAGCAAGCGGGCACTGGTCGAGTCCCTGGGCGCGGAGCTGGTCGACTACGGCGACGGGGTCTCCGAGCGGCTCAGCGAGTTGCTGCCCGACGGTGTCGACGGCGTCTTTGACCTTGTCAGCGGGCCGGCGCTGTCTGCGGTGGCCGGGTTGGTCAAGGACCCAGGCAAGCTGATCAGCGCGGTCAGCCCCGAGACCGTGACCGAGCTGGGCGGCGCGTTCATCCGCCGGGACAGCGGCCTGCGGGGGCTGGCCGAGGTCGCGAGACTGGCCGCAGAGGGCGTGTTGAACCCTCAGGTCACCAGCGTGGTGGCGTTTTCCGACGCGCCGAAGGCCATCGCAGCGGTCGAGTCCGGGCATCCGCTGGGCAAGGTCGTGCTACAGGTCAGCTGA
- a CDS encoding ANTAR domain-containing protein, translating to MSVFSTPLTELLSATTRPSITSSSAELSELMRRLEPASEPAEVFKSLTRIVVPLLCASSSVWICTAGEQPSQVTFRVTDSDGCDQRACQSAKAGSPTPAEADGVLAREDTVVIPINPSFTEGQLPYRGAFTMSFHGSRPTLTDVLLGHLLVERAIALVQREQLAAKIDNLQRALHSNREIGAAMGILMAMHKLTSDQAFDLLRRTSQRAHVKIASIAADVIETGALERPGGVELLEHCPRPGPPRRRPHLRVAR from the coding sequence ATGTCAGTCTTCTCGACTCCTCTCACCGAATTGCTGTCTGCCACGACTCGGCCGTCGATCACCTCGTCATCGGCGGAGCTGTCGGAGTTGATGCGCCGGCTTGAACCGGCGTCGGAGCCGGCAGAGGTCTTCAAGAGTCTGACTCGGATAGTGGTGCCGCTGCTCTGCGCTTCCAGCAGTGTCTGGATCTGCACAGCGGGAGAGCAGCCCAGCCAGGTCACTTTCCGGGTGACCGACAGCGACGGGTGCGACCAGCGGGCTTGCCAGAGCGCCAAGGCAGGCAGCCCGACCCCCGCTGAGGCCGACGGTGTCCTCGCCCGCGAAGACACCGTCGTCATTCCGATCAACCCGTCGTTCACCGAGGGGCAGCTCCCCTACCGGGGCGCGTTCACGATGAGCTTTCACGGATCACGGCCCACCCTGACCGACGTGCTCTTAGGACACCTGCTGGTCGAGCGCGCGATCGCACTGGTGCAACGCGAACAGCTGGCAGCCAAGATCGACAACCTGCAACGCGCGCTCCACAGCAACCGTGAGATCGGCGCGGCCATGGGAATCCTGATGGCCATGCACAAGCTGACCAGCGACCAGGCCTTCGACCTGTTGCGTCGGACCAGCCAACGCGCGCACGTCAAGATCGCGTCCATCGCGGCGGATGTGATCGAGACCGGCGCGCTGGAGCGGCCCGGCGGCGTCGAGCTGCTGGAGCACTGCCCGAGGCCCGGACCGCCACGGCGCCGACCGCACTTGCGGGTGGCGCGCTGA
- a CDS encoding GH25 family lysozyme has product MSLTLAFPRTPRSLRPMLAAAGSLCLLTAVTTAQPGASAEAAGLSTAGVSTSNLATSAASSVLASMSQAQRVGQLFMVGTPAASVSSQTVTDIQTYHAGSVMLTGRSSAGVAATASVSASLQSKADIAATAGVPLYIATDQEGGQVQVLSGAGFSSIPSALTQGSSSVATLRANAKVWGGQLKAAGVHMNLAPVLDTVPSAAFAPYNLPIGYYDREYGFDPVTVGAKGTAFAQGMADAGVDASIKHFPGLGRVRANPDVSSGVTDSQTTRTDSYLQPFAQAVNAGAPVLMMSTAYYSMIDAANPAAFSSTIVTGMVRGDLGFNGVIVSDDLGQAAQVQAWTPGARAINFLNAGGDMVLTVDPSVMPAMYNAVLQKANADSAFRAKVDASVLRILTAKDNRGLISRGMDVSSAQGNVGWQAAYNNGARFAYVKATEGASYVNPYFAQQYNGSYNVGMVRGAYHYATPSSSTGLTQADYFIAHGGGWSGDGRTLPPALVLQPGASATCHGLSQASMVSWIRAFSDRMHSRTAKYPMIYTNFDWWNTCTGNTSVFAATNPFWIARYGASPPVSIPAGSATWTMWQSASSGLLPGGQDRFNGSYLQLRALATNPD; this is encoded by the coding sequence ATGTCGCTGACGCTGGCGTTTCCGAGGACCCCTCGGTCACTGCGCCCGATGCTGGCCGCTGCCGGCAGTCTCTGCCTGTTGACCGCGGTGACCACGGCGCAGCCGGGCGCGTCGGCCGAAGCGGCCGGTCTGTCCACTGCCGGCGTGAGCACGTCGAACCTGGCGACCAGCGCTGCCAGCAGCGTGTTGGCCAGCATGTCGCAGGCGCAACGGGTCGGCCAGCTGTTCATGGTGGGCACCCCGGCGGCTTCGGTGAGCAGCCAGACCGTCACCGACATCCAGACCTATCACGCCGGCAGCGTGATGCTGACCGGGCGAAGCTCCGCCGGGGTGGCGGCGACCGCGTCGGTCAGCGCGTCCCTGCAGTCCAAGGCAGACATCGCCGCCACTGCCGGGGTGCCGCTCTACATCGCCACCGATCAGGAGGGTGGACAGGTGCAGGTGCTGTCCGGCGCCGGCTTCTCCAGCATTCCCAGCGCGCTCACCCAAGGCAGCTCGTCGGTGGCTACCCTGCGCGCCAACGCCAAGGTGTGGGGCGGCCAGCTCAAAGCCGCCGGCGTGCACATGAACCTGGCGCCGGTGCTCGACACCGTTCCCAGCGCGGCATTCGCCCCGTACAACCTGCCGATCGGCTATTACGACCGCGAATACGGCTTCGACCCGGTGACCGTGGGCGCCAAGGGAACCGCCTTCGCCCAAGGCATGGCCGACGCCGGCGTCGACGCCTCGATCAAGCACTTCCCAGGCCTGGGACGGGTGCGCGCCAATCCCGACGTCAGCTCAGGGGTCACCGACTCCCAGACCACCAGGACCGACAGCTACCTCCAGCCCTTCGCCCAGGCGGTGAACGCCGGCGCGCCGGTGCTGATGATGTCGACGGCCTACTACAGCATGATCGATGCGGCGAACCCCGCTGCCTTCTCCTCGACCATCGTCACCGGAATGGTGCGCGGGGACCTGGGGTTCAACGGGGTCATCGTCAGCGACGACCTCGGTCAGGCGGCTCAAGTCCAGGCCTGGACCCCCGGCGCCCGCGCGATCAACTTCCTCAATGCCGGCGGTGACATGGTGCTCACCGTCGACCCGTCGGTGATGCCCGCGATGTACAACGCGGTGCTGCAGAAGGCCAACGCCGACTCGGCCTTCCGCGCCAAGGTGGACGCCTCGGTGCTGCGGATCCTCACGGCCAAGGACAACCGCGGTCTGATCAGCCGGGGGATGGACGTCTCCAGCGCGCAGGGCAACGTCGGATGGCAGGCCGCCTACAACAACGGCGCCCGGTTCGCCTACGTCAAGGCGACCGAAGGCGCCTCCTACGTAAACCCGTACTTCGCCCAGCAGTACAACGGCTCCTACAACGTGGGCATGGTCCGCGGCGCCTACCACTACGCGACCCCGAGCAGCTCGACCGGCCTCACCCAGGCCGACTACTTCATCGCCCACGGCGGTGGCTGGTCCGGCGACGGCAGGACCCTGCCGCCGGCCTTGGTGTTGCAGCCGGGCGCCAGCGCCACCTGCCACGGGTTGTCCCAGGCCTCGATGGTGAGCTGGATCCGGGCCTTCTCCGACCGGATGCACTCCCGTACTGCCAAGTACCCGATGATCTACACGAATTTCGACTGGTGGAACACCTGCACCGGCAACACCAGCGTGTTCGCCGCCACCAACCCGTTCTGGATCGCGCGCTACGGCGCCAGCCCGCCGGTGTCGATTCCTGCGGGCAGCGCCACCTGGACGATGTGGCAGAGCGCCTCCTCCGGGCTGCTGCCCGGCGGCCAGGACCGGTTCAACGGCAGCTACCTGCAACTGCGCGCGCTGGCCACGAACCCGGACTAG
- the malQ gene encoding 4-alpha-glucanotransferase yields MILEEPGQPVAPTYLDSEGVPHSIAAETIQRLSRTLGGPPAGAEDSAPIVVRRGQPTPVTGRVLLEGGGSLEVDGVLPADCPLGYHSLIGPTGQQRRLIVGPGRCHLPAERLWGWTVQLYAARSRLSWGIGDLGDLRTLTQWAAEQGAGFVLINPLHAVAPTFPQQASPYSPTSRAFRNPIYLRVEDVPGADQVDLRDLQQAGRAANAETLIDRDRVWHIKRSALLQIFTHTGSDDRFTTWRAGQGHTLERFATWCALAELHGTSWRDWPAELRRPDSAAVLRFQDQASAAISFHAWLQWSLTLQLADLAPGVAVIQDLPIGVDPDGADTWSWQEVMAEGVSVGAPPDTFNVSGQDWGLHPFVPWRLRQADYQPFIEALRSTLAHHGGLRIDHVMGLLRLWWIPQGCSPADGGYVHYPVHDLLEIVALESHRFQAVVVGEDLGTVAPGLREEMEARGLLSYRLLWFEEEPARTWPVTALAAVSTHDLPTVAGLWTGADLADQRAHGLDANAVSTERLRDHLAEVTGLADGADVHDVIGAAYRALAQAPSRLLAATLEDAVGVELRPNLPGTVRQQNWSVPLPLTLEELRTAPGPAAIARTLDQACRDGALGAAPARVRPAGAGSQPGRSESNRQPVDYGGRRAGNE; encoded by the coding sequence ATGATCTTGGAAGAACCAGGTCAGCCCGTCGCGCCGACCTACCTGGATTCTGAGGGAGTGCCGCACAGCATCGCAGCGGAGACGATCCAGCGATTGAGCCGGACGCTGGGCGGCCCGCCCGCCGGCGCCGAGGACAGCGCTCCGATCGTCGTGCGCCGCGGCCAGCCGACGCCGGTGACCGGCCGGGTGCTGTTAGAGGGCGGCGGCTCGCTGGAGGTCGACGGCGTTCTTCCTGCCGACTGCCCACTCGGCTACCACAGCCTCATCGGACCAACCGGTCAGCAGCGACGGTTGATCGTGGGCCCCGGCCGCTGTCACCTGCCCGCCGAGCGCCTCTGGGGCTGGACCGTGCAGCTCTATGCCGCCCGTTCCCGGCTCAGCTGGGGGATCGGAGACCTCGGGGACCTCCGCACGCTGACCCAGTGGGCTGCCGAGCAGGGCGCCGGCTTCGTCCTGATCAACCCGCTGCACGCCGTCGCGCCCACCTTTCCGCAACAGGCCAGCCCGTACTCACCGACCAGCAGGGCATTCCGCAATCCGATCTACCTGCGGGTCGAGGACGTGCCCGGCGCTGACCAGGTGGACCTGCGCGACTTGCAGCAAGCCGGCCGGGCCGCCAACGCCGAAACCTTGATCGACCGGGACAGGGTGTGGCACATCAAGCGCTCGGCGCTGCTGCAGATCTTCACCCACACGGGCTCGGACGACCGCTTCACGACCTGGCGAGCGGGCCAGGGGCACACTCTGGAGCGGTTTGCGACCTGGTGCGCGCTGGCAGAGCTGCATGGGACCAGCTGGCGGGACTGGCCGGCCGAGCTGCGCCGTCCCGACAGCGCCGCGGTGCTGCGCTTCCAGGACCAGGCGAGCGCCGCGATCAGCTTTCACGCCTGGTTGCAGTGGTCGCTCACCCTTCAGCTCGCCGACCTGGCGCCGGGTGTGGCAGTCATCCAGGACCTGCCGATCGGCGTCGACCCTGACGGCGCGGACACCTGGTCCTGGCAGGAGGTGATGGCCGAGGGCGTCTCGGTGGGCGCCCCGCCGGACACGTTCAACGTCAGCGGGCAGGATTGGGGACTGCACCCGTTCGTGCCGTGGCGGTTACGGCAAGCCGACTACCAGCCGTTCATCGAGGCCCTCCGATCCACGCTGGCCCACCACGGCGGGTTGCGCATCGATCACGTGATGGGCCTGCTCAGGTTGTGGTGGATCCCGCAGGGCTGCTCGCCGGCCGACGGCGGTTACGTCCACTACCCCGTGCACGACCTGCTTGAGATCGTGGCGCTGGAGAGCCACCGGTTCCAGGCTGTGGTGGTCGGCGAGGACCTCGGAACGGTGGCGCCGGGGCTGCGTGAGGAGATGGAAGCCCGCGGCCTCCTCTCCTACCGGCTGTTGTGGTTCGAGGAGGAGCCGGCCCGGACCTGGCCGGTCACGGCGCTGGCAGCGGTGAGCACCCACGACCTGCCCACCGTGGCCGGCCTGTGGACGGGTGCTGACTTGGCCGACCAGCGCGCCCACGGCCTGGACGCCAACGCGGTCAGCACCGAGCGACTGCGCGATCACCTGGCGGAGGTGACCGGCCTGGCAGACGGCGCCGACGTCCACGACGTGATCGGCGCGGCGTACCGAGCTTTGGCTCAGGCGCCGTCACGGTTGCTGGCCGCGACCCTGGAGGACGCCGTCGGCGTCGAGCTCAGGCCGAACCTGCCGGGCACCGTGAGGCAGCAGAACTGGTCGGTGCCGTTGCCCCTCACCTTGGAGGAGCTGCGAACGGCGCCGGGGCCGGCGGCCATCGCCCGCACGCTGGACCAAGCCTGCCGCGACGGCGCCCTCGGCGCGGCGCCGGCGCGAGTGCGCCCGGCCGGCGCCGGCAGTCAGCCGGGCCGCTCGGAATCGAACCGGCAGCCGGTCGATTACGGTGGCAGGAGAGCTGGGAACGAGTGA
- a CDS encoding iron-containing redox enzyme family protein — protein MRLPAARGPLTDELIAALRQPAGSVQLFGAGLALDSPAAALSDDDLQLGLWICYELHYAGFTDAEPGWEWEPELMSWTRALEGLFGSALRSCVSPAPTPGGDSIADRLRALVDADDGPALSRHLQSSATVEEFREFVTHRSLYHLKEADPHSWAIPRLRGKAKAALIEIQFDEYGAGSLSRMHSELFRTTMRSLGLDDSYGCYLDQAPGVTLAISNLMSYFGLHRENRGALVGHLAAFEMTSSMPNRRYGKGLRRLGGDAAATRFYDEHVTADALHEQLAAHDLCGSVVADEPDLADDVLFGAACALHLDNLFAAHLLRCWASGRSSLRVVETERLTGYRASETDSGAVVG, from the coding sequence GTGAGGTTGCCCGCTGCTCGCGGTCCGCTGACCGACGAGTTGATCGCCGCCCTGCGCCAGCCGGCCGGCTCGGTGCAGCTGTTCGGCGCAGGCCTGGCCCTCGATTCGCCGGCGGCCGCGCTGTCCGACGACGACCTGCAGCTCGGGCTCTGGATCTGTTACGAGCTGCATTACGCCGGTTTCACCGACGCCGAGCCCGGCTGGGAGTGGGAGCCGGAGTTGATGTCCTGGACCAGGGCCCTGGAGGGCCTGTTCGGCTCCGCGCTGCGCAGCTGCGTCTCCCCCGCCCCGACGCCGGGCGGAGATTCGATCGCCGACCGGCTGCGAGCCCTGGTCGACGCCGACGACGGCCCTGCGCTGTCTCGTCATCTGCAGTCCAGCGCCACTGTCGAGGAGTTCCGGGAGTTCGTCACGCATCGCTCGCTCTACCACCTCAAGGAGGCCGATCCGCACAGCTGGGCGATCCCGCGGCTGCGGGGCAAGGCCAAGGCCGCGTTGATTGAGATCCAGTTCGACGAGTACGGCGCCGGCTCGCTGAGCCGGATGCACTCGGAGTTGTTCCGAACGACCATGCGCAGTCTCGGCCTCGACGACAGCTACGGCTGCTATCTCGACCAGGCGCCGGGTGTGACGCTGGCGATCAGCAACCTGATGTCCTATTTCGGCCTGCACCGGGAGAACCGCGGCGCGCTGGTAGGGCACCTGGCTGCCTTCGAGATGACCTCCTCGATGCCCAATCGCCGTTACGGCAAAGGCCTGAGGCGGCTCGGGGGCGACGCCGCGGCCACCCGGTTCTACGACGAGCACGTGACCGCCGACGCCCTGCACGAGCAGCTGGCAGCTCACGACCTGTGCGGCTCAGTGGTGGCCGATGAGCCGGACCTGGCCGATGACGTCCTGTTCGGCGCCGCCTGCGCGCTACACCTGGACAACTTGTTCGCCGCTCACTTGTTGCGCTGCTGGGCCTCGGGAAGGTCCTCGCTGCGCGTCGTCGAGACCGAGCGCCTCACCGGCTACCGGGCGAGCGAGACCGACTCTGGCGCCGTGGTCGGGTGA
- a CDS encoding TIM barrel protein, translating into MPSLSLRDRIAGAPISWGVCEAPGWGHELAADRVLAEMATLGLGATELGPTGYLGAGGAEVRARLDEHGLRLIGGFLPVPLHIQACLDLSQAEHAIATLGAAGAEVVVLAARSADGGYDHKLAPSDAQWPILLANLDRLERLVADHGMRATLHPHVGTAIESPESVLRLLESSDIGLCLDTGHLLIGGMQPLELLRRFAGRIAHVHLKDVRSAVAQPVAAGRMSYLEAVRAGLYAPLGAGDLDIPAIVAALEAAGYQGWYVLEQDSALEGEPAAGQGPIADVGRSIDYLLGVATSAR; encoded by the coding sequence ATGCCAAGCTTGTCGCTGCGTGATCGGATCGCCGGAGCGCCGATCTCGTGGGGAGTCTGCGAGGCGCCGGGCTGGGGCCATGAGCTAGCCGCTGACCGGGTGCTCGCCGAGATGGCGACGCTGGGCCTGGGCGCGACCGAGCTGGGACCGACGGGCTACCTGGGCGCCGGCGGAGCCGAGGTGCGGGCCCGCCTCGATGAGCACGGCCTGCGGCTGATCGGCGGCTTCCTGCCGGTGCCGCTGCACATCCAGGCCTGCCTGGACTTGTCACAAGCCGAGCACGCCATCGCCACTCTGGGCGCGGCCGGCGCCGAGGTGGTGGTGCTGGCCGCGAGGTCGGCTGACGGCGGCTATGACCACAAGCTCGCGCCCAGCGATGCCCAGTGGCCGATCCTGCTCGCCAATCTCGACCGGTTGGAGAGGCTGGTGGCCGACCACGGCATGCGCGCGACGTTGCATCCGCATGTCGGCACCGCCATCGAGAGCCCCGAGTCGGTGCTGCGGCTGCTGGAGTCAAGCGACATCGGACTGTGCCTGGACACCGGCCACCTGCTGATCGGCGGCATGCAGCCGCTGGAGTTGCTGCGACGCTTCGCCGGCCGGATCGCTCACGTCCACCTCAAGGACGTCCGCTCCGCCGTCGCCCAGCCGGTGGCCGCCGGCCGGATGAGTTACCTGGAAGCGGTGCGAGCCGGGTTGTACGCCCCGCTGGGCGCCGGGGACCTCGACATCCCCGCGATCGTGGCCGCCCTGGAGGCTGCCGGCTATCAAGGCTGGTACGTGCTTGAGCAGGACAGCGCGCTGGAAGGCGAGCCCGCCGCCGGGCAGGGCCCGATCGCCGACGTCGGCCGCAGCATCGACTACCTGCTCGGCGTGGCGACCAGCGCCCGATGA
- a CDS encoding CDGSH iron-sulfur domain-containing protein, producing the protein MTEFSEPPATITAYPDGPLIVRGAFELCELDGTPIPRSGRTVALCRCGRSALKPFCDGSHKLAAGARSRTD; encoded by the coding sequence ATGACGGAGTTCAGCGAGCCGCCGGCGACCATCACTGCCTATCCCGACGGGCCGCTGATCGTGCGAGGCGCCTTCGAGCTGTGCGAGCTCGACGGCACTCCCATCCCGCGCAGCGGCAGGACGGTCGCGCTGTGCCGGTGCGGACGCTCGGCGCTCAAGCCGTTCTGTGACGGCAGCCACAAACTGGCGGCCGGCGCCCGTTCCAGGACCGACTGA
- a CDS encoding Gfo/Idh/MocA family oxidoreductase: MMSLPAGGRRRLGVAVIGCGWMGHAHSRGYLRLPHHYPELGLLAHLVTVADPEPDRREDAIRRYGFSDSTPDWRAVLHDDRVEAVSVTAPNFLHREIAVALAGAGKHLWIEKPVGLTLDDARAVAEAVRAGGVQATVGFNYRYAPAVDRARELLRHGAIGEVTNARFRLLSDYAAHPQGALSWRFERAQGGSGVLGDLASHGVDLARHLLGDIASVMADSAIFIGARPRPVGAASHFATAEGGESGAVENEDYLNCLLRFASGAHGTLEASRTAVGQQNNYGFTISGSRGAISWDFRRMGELRLAHGQDYQNEPSAVEHVGPGSGDFARFQPGAGIAMSYDDLKVIEAARFLRSIESGTPHGASVEDAVHSATALHAMADSVSRGEWVALTGSI; this comes from the coding sequence ATGATGAGCCTGCCTGCCGGTGGCCGACGACGCCTGGGGGTCGCCGTCATCGGCTGCGGGTGGATGGGCCACGCGCACAGTCGCGGGTACCTCCGGCTCCCCCACCACTACCCCGAGCTGGGCCTTCTCGCGCACCTGGTCACGGTCGCCGATCCCGAGCCCGACCGCCGCGAGGACGCCATCCGGCGGTACGGATTCAGCGACTCGACGCCGGACTGGCGTGCGGTCCTCCACGACGACCGGGTGGAGGCGGTCAGCGTCACGGCGCCGAACTTCTTGCACCGTGAGATCGCGGTGGCGCTGGCTGGGGCCGGCAAGCACCTGTGGATCGAAAAGCCGGTAGGGCTGACCCTGGATGACGCGCGCGCGGTGGCCGAGGCGGTGCGGGCCGGCGGCGTGCAGGCCACGGTGGGCTTCAACTACCGCTACGCGCCGGCTGTCGACCGGGCTCGGGAGCTGCTGCGGCACGGCGCCATCGGCGAGGTCACCAACGCCCGGTTCCGGCTGCTCAGTGACTACGCCGCCCACCCGCAGGGTGCCCTGTCCTGGCGTTTCGAGCGAGCTCAGGGGGGCTCGGGAGTGCTGGGCGACCTGGCCTCGCACGGTGTGGACCTGGCCCGGCACCTGCTCGGCGACATCGCCTCGGTGATGGCCGACAGCGCGATCTTCATCGGCGCCCGGCCCAGACCCGTCGGCGCGGCGAGTCACTTCGCCACAGCCGAGGGCGGCGAGTCGGGCGCGGTGGAGAACGAGGACTACCTCAACTGCCTGCTGCGCTTTGCCAGCGGCGCGCACGGGACGCTGGAAGCCAGCCGGACCGCGGTCGGCCAGCAGAACAACTACGGCTTCACCATCTCCGGCAGCCGCGGCGCGATCTCCTGGGACTTCCGCAGGATGGGCGAGCTGCGGCTGGCGCACGGGCAGGACTACCAGAACGAGCCCAGCGCGGTCGAGCATGTCGGTCCCGGCAGCGGTGACTTCGCGCGGTTCCAACCCGGCGCCGGCATCGCGATGAGCTATGACGACCTCAAGGTCATCGAGGCGGCTCGCTTCCTGCGGTCCATCGAATCGGGCACACCGCACGGCGCGAGCGTCGAGGACGCCGTGCACAGCGCGACAGCCCTGCACGCGATGGCTGACTCGGTCAGCCGCGGAGAGTGGGTCGCGCTCACCGGCTCCATCTGA
- a CDS encoding LacI family DNA-binding transcriptional regulator: protein MSNPHPRRARPPTLQDVATRAGVSRALVSIVIRGVPGASEATRQRVLGVAEELGYRPDGRARLLAAGRSKLIGVTLTLNNPFHSDVAEGIYAAAESSGYQVVLSAVTGRRAPERAVETLLDYRCEAAILLGPLVARRALQELAERLPVVVVGQPSSAPAADVVRVSDADGVGLAVEHLVGLGHRLIAHVDGGRSAGAAQRRAAFRAAHRRHGLPGPARVITGGPGEEDGAAAARRLVDQGLPTAVLAYNDACAVGLLDMLLRLGVPVPGRVSVVGYDDSPVARLSYLRLTTVSQDGRQLATVAVERLVSRLSGSAVAQRQVLLRPALVLRATTEQCASTQL from the coding sequence ATGTCGAACCCTCATCCCAGGCGGGCCCGACCGCCGACTCTGCAGGACGTCGCGACGCGCGCGGGGGTCTCACGCGCCCTGGTCTCGATTGTGATCCGCGGGGTTCCGGGCGCCAGCGAGGCGACCAGGCAGCGGGTGCTGGGCGTCGCCGAGGAACTCGGCTACCGCCCGGACGGCCGGGCCAGGCTGCTGGCGGCCGGCCGCAGCAAGCTGATCGGCGTCACCCTGACCCTGAACAATCCGTTTCACTCAGACGTGGCCGAGGGAATCTATGCCGCCGCCGAGTCGAGCGGCTACCAAGTCGTGCTCAGCGCGGTGACCGGGCGCCGCGCGCCTGAGCGGGCGGTCGAGACGCTGCTGGACTACCGGTGCGAGGCAGCGATCCTGCTGGGGCCGCTGGTCGCCAGGCGCGCCCTGCAAGAGCTGGCCGAGCGGCTTCCCGTCGTGGTGGTCGGCCAACCGTCGAGCGCGCCGGCGGCTGACGTGGTCAGGGTCTCCGACGCCGATGGCGTCGGCCTGGCCGTCGAGCACCTGGTGGGCCTGGGACACCGGTTGATCGCCCACGTCGACGGCGGCCGCTCAGCCGGCGCGGCGCAGCGCCGCGCCGCCTTCCGGGCGGCTCACCGCCGGCACGGGTTGCCCGGTCCGGCCCGCGTCATCACCGGCGGGCCGGGGGAGGAGGACGGCGCGGCGGCCGCCAGGCGACTGGTTGACCAGGGCCTGCCGACCGCGGTGCTGGCCTACAACGACGCCTGCGCCGTGGGCCTGCTCGACATGCTCCTTCGGCTGGGAGTGCCGGTTCCCGGGCGGGTCTCGGTGGTCGGCTATGACGACAGCCCGGTGGCCAGGCTGTCCTACCTGCGTCTGACCACGGTCAGCCAGGACGGCCGTCAACTGGCGACGGTGGCGGTGGAGCGCCTGGTGAGCCGGCTGTCCGGGTCGGCGGTGGCGCAGCGGCAGGTGCTGTTGCGACCGGCCCTGGTGCTGCGGGCGACGACTGAGCAGTGCGCGAGCACTCAGCTCTGA